The following are encoded together in the Thunnus maccoyii chromosome 18, fThuMac1.1, whole genome shotgun sequence genome:
- the gh1 gene encoding somatotropin encodes MDRVFLLLSVLSLGVSSQPITDSQRLFSIAVSRVQHLHLLAQRLFSDFESSLQTEEQRQLNKIFLQDFCNSDYIISPIDKHETQRSSVLKLLSISYRLVESWEFPSRSLSGGSAPRNQISPKLSELKTGIHLLIRANQDGAEMFADSSALQLAPYGNYYQSLGADESLRRSYELLACFKKDMHKVETYLTVAKCRLSPEANCTL; translated from the exons ATGGACAGAG tctttctcttgCTGTCAGTCCTGTCTCTGGGTGTCtcctctcagccaatcacagacaGCCAGCGTCTGTTCTCCATCGCTGTCAGCAGAGTGCAACACCTCCACCTGCTCGCCCAGAGACTCTTCTCTGACTTT GAGAGCTCTCTGCAGACAGAGGAGCAGCGTCAGCTCAACAAAATCTTCCTGCAGGATTTCTGCAACTCTGATTACATCATCAGCCCGATCGACAAGCATGAGACGCAACGCAGCTCT GTTCTGAAGCTGCTGTCGATCTCCTATCGATTGGTGGAATCGTGGGAGTTCCCCAGCCGTTCTCTGTCCGGAGGTTCTGCTCCAAGGAACCAGATCTCACCAAAACTGTCTGAACTGAAGACAGGAATCCACCTGCTGATCagg GCCAATCAGGATGGAGCAGAGATGTTCGCTGACAGCTCTGCCCTCCAGCTCGCTCCGTATGGAAATTATTATCAAAGTCTGGGAGCTGACGAGTCACTGAGACGGAGCTACGAGCTGCTTGCCTGCTTCAAGAAGGACATGCACAAG GTGGAGACCTACCTGACGGTGGCTAAATGTCGACTCTCTCCAGAAGCTAACTGCACCCTGTAG